From Nitratidesulfovibrio vulgaris str. Hildenborough, a single genomic window includes:
- a CDS encoding tetratricopeptide repeat protein has protein sequence MRKTPAGLARFLLAAWLILPPMAHEAFAASWQWASMPRRERVTIALDAPQADIRHSRTGRQEITLPLGGSGLLQRTGPTPASARILDDVKVEGADVRISTRTPGFGYILTRPDPGHVVIDLFEDPLGNSWQPDTTAPAATATAATATAPATTAPVGQAAEAMAPQAPQTTVTPQRPSAQTEAAPAAPAPVAPPVAPPAPLKSRGIVETPLTDARPVTGTVSGQLAPGNPVTPLPAQEPAAPTADAAPAPGPTTAPPPLPAPHTGADRQRAYFTVPYALRGRVNFGGPEDWPQEQAVSASFGAPQGNATNGATAQADNAVGGRMAPRDGTAVTAPAGTPQQPAGQATADQTAQGQTADAPAPLQPVTPQADPTAQASASAPANATVAHSPAGNGTAANATGVVYVDEKGNPVPPPPDPPQLLAEAKSLISTKDWPGALERLGLLKGLPDIPSDMREEVLYLISDTLFAQHKDTILEGYESIMDATSEAMNYNIRSPRVPLALLRLGLLNLRAGNTREAEAYFALMKRQYPHDDNIPLAYFYLGEDQFRKGQYQKAADQFQYILQNHPESRYVRESSVFLARSLHRLGYLEQASAIMDFVDKRWPRLYLETPEYLLMAADVETQTGRLDQARASYWTYFNIHPEGAENDVVLAKLGDIYAQQKQDKAAREIYEEALRRFPDKDGGLIALLRLTEQGIYDKPDVAAMFSVFDKPGASDPAEAYNRIIEGHPKSALVPMARIKLAMWHLWKQKYPEALEAMAEFAAQHGKHELLDKAREVAVRAFGLLAADAVKEGDYDRVLRFWEDYPIVREQAKNFGPELRLALGMSFWKKDRPGQALEVLEPLIKQPPDAKYGEAAMNLSLTVYLGTESWQPILDLANNVAGWKLSPPAQRQRDYAVALAHENLKQQDKSVPLWEKLDKDPDLPEDQKAYVTFFLSRDAERKRDLQQAYLLNKDALARFVALGEKDKEKADNARIRDCIASLMDITEAAGRTREALDWAGQFAHYLTKDTPEYTALDYRVARLHRKLGDLGEWRRILDGIIAKEPDSVYGKMAASELRTYDVTRGASSFTN, from the coding sequence ATGCGAAAGACACCCGCCGGTCTTGCCCGGTTCCTCCTTGCGGCATGGCTTATCCTGCCGCCCATGGCCCACGAAGCGTTCGCCGCCTCGTGGCAGTGGGCGTCGATGCCGCGTCGGGAACGTGTCACCATCGCCCTCGACGCGCCGCAGGCAGACATTCGCCACAGCCGTACGGGGCGGCAGGAGATAACGCTTCCGCTTGGGGGGTCGGGTCTGCTGCAACGTACCGGGCCAACCCCGGCGTCGGCCCGCATTCTCGACGACGTGAAGGTCGAGGGGGCAGACGTCCGCATCTCCACCCGCACCCCGGGCTTCGGCTACATACTCACCCGCCCCGACCCAGGGCATGTCGTCATCGACCTTTTTGAAGACCCGCTTGGCAACTCGTGGCAGCCGGATACCACGGCACCTGCCGCGACAGCGACAGCGGCGACCGCAACCGCCCCGGCGACAACTGCACCAGTTGGACAAGCGGCGGAGGCGATGGCGCCACAGGCGCCACAGACCACCGTCACACCGCAACGCCCCTCTGCCCAGACGGAGGCGGCACCTGCTGCGCCCGCCCCAGTGGCCCCTCCAGTGGCACCCCCTGCGCCGCTCAAATCACGTGGCATCGTGGAGACGCCCCTTACAGACGCCCGGCCCGTCACAGGGACCGTGAGCGGACAACTGGCCCCCGGCAACCCCGTCACCCCGCTTCCGGCGCAGGAACCGGCTGCGCCGACAGCCGATGCGGCCCCGGCACCCGGCCCCACCACCGCCCCGCCGCCCCTGCCCGCCCCGCACACGGGGGCCGACAGGCAGCGTGCCTACTTCACGGTCCCCTACGCACTGCGGGGACGCGTCAACTTCGGCGGCCCCGAAGACTGGCCACAGGAACAGGCCGTTTCGGCTTCGTTCGGTGCGCCGCAAGGCAATGCCACCAACGGTGCCACAGCACAGGCTGACAATGCAGTGGGCGGGCGCATGGCCCCCCGTGACGGCACCGCCGTCACAGCCCCCGCCGGGACCCCGCAGCAGCCCGCCGGACAGGCAACGGCTGACCAGACAGCGCAGGGACAGACTGCCGACGCCCCCGCGCCGCTGCAACCCGTCACCCCGCAGGCCGACCCCACGGCACAGGCCAGCGCCTCCGCGCCCGCCAATGCCACGGTCGCCCATTCTCCCGCAGGCAACGGCACGGCAGCCAACGCCACCGGCGTGGTCTATGTGGACGAGAAGGGCAATCCCGTTCCCCCGCCACCCGACCCGCCACAGTTGCTGGCAGAGGCAAAGAGCCTCATCTCCACCAAGGACTGGCCCGGTGCGCTGGAACGTCTCGGTCTGCTCAAGGGGTTGCCCGACATCCCGTCCGACATGCGCGAGGAAGTGCTCTACCTCATCAGTGACACGCTCTTCGCCCAGCACAAGGACACCATCCTCGAGGGCTACGAGAGCATCATGGACGCCACCAGCGAAGCCATGAACTACAATATCCGCTCGCCGCGGGTGCCGCTGGCCCTGCTGCGCCTCGGCCTTCTCAATCTGCGGGCCGGCAACACGCGCGAGGCCGAAGCCTACTTCGCGCTGATGAAGCGCCAGTACCCGCACGACGACAACATCCCCCTCGCCTACTTCTATCTTGGCGAAGACCAGTTCAGGAAGGGCCAGTACCAGAAGGCCGCCGACCAGTTCCAGTACATCCTGCAGAACCACCCCGAAAGCCGCTACGTACGCGAATCGTCGGTGTTCCTTGCACGGTCGCTGCACCGCCTCGGCTACCTCGAACAGGCGTCTGCCATCATGGACTTCGTGGACAAGCGCTGGCCGCGCCTCTACCTCGAAACCCCCGAATACCTGCTCATGGCCGCCGACGTGGAGACGCAGACAGGGCGTCTCGACCAGGCCCGCGCCTCATACTGGACGTACTTCAACATCCACCCCGAAGGTGCGGAGAACGACGTGGTGCTTGCCAAGCTTGGCGACATCTACGCGCAGCAGAAACAGGACAAGGCCGCCCGCGAAATCTATGAAGAGGCCCTGCGACGCTTCCCCGACAAGGACGGCGGGCTCATCGCCCTGCTTCGCCTCACGGAACAGGGCATCTATGACAAGCCCGATGTGGCAGCCATGTTCTCGGTCTTCGATAAGCCCGGCGCCAGCGACCCCGCAGAGGCGTACAACCGCATCATCGAGGGACATCCGAAAAGCGCCCTGGTCCCCATGGCCCGCATCAAGCTCGCCATGTGGCACCTGTGGAAGCAGAAGTACCCCGAAGCCCTCGAAGCCATGGCCGAATTCGCCGCACAGCACGGCAAGCACGAACTGCTGGACAAGGCACGCGAGGTGGCCGTACGCGCCTTCGGCTTGCTCGCCGCAGACGCCGTCAAGGAAGGCGATTACGACAGGGTGCTGCGATTCTGGGAAGACTACCCCATCGTCCGTGAACAGGCGAAGAACTTCGGCCCCGAACTCAGGCTCGCTCTTGGCATGAGCTTCTGGAAGAAGGACAGGCCGGGCCAGGCGCTGGAAGTGCTTGAACCGCTCATCAAGCAACCGCCCGACGCCAAGTACGGTGAGGCGGCCATGAACCTCTCGCTCACGGTCTACCTCGGCACCGAAAGCTGGCAGCCCATCCTCGACCTCGCCAATAACGTCGCGGGCTGGAAGCTCTCGCCCCCGGCGCAGCGCCAGCGCGACTATGCCGTGGCGCTCGCCCATGAGAACCTGAAGCAGCAGGACAAGTCCGTTCCCCTGTGGGAGAAGCTGGACAAGGACCCCGACCTGCCCGAAGACCAGAAGGCCTATGTCACCTTCTTCCTCTCCCGTGACGCCGAACGCAAACGCGACCTCCAGCAGGCATACCTGCTCAACAAGGACGCCCTCGCCCGGTTCGTGGCCCTCGGAGAGAAGGACAAGGAAAAGGCCGACAACGCCCGCATCCGCGACTGCATCGCCTCGCTGATGGACATCACCGAAGCGGCGGGACGCACCCGTGAGGCCCTCGACTGGGCAGGGCAGTTCGCCCATTACCTCACCAAGGACACGCCCGAGTACACCGCACTGGACTACCGGGTGGCGCGGCTGCACCGCAAGCTGGGCGACCTCGGCGAATGGCGACGCATCCTCGACGGCATCATCGCCAAGGAACCTGACTCGGTCTACGGCAAGATGGCCGCGTCGGAACTTCGCACCTACGACGTGACGCGCGGTGCATCCTCATTCACCAACTGA
- the amrB gene encoding AmmeMemoRadiSam system protein B gives MPDRHPIVSGVFYPGTSRSLRHAVDALLRTPPLPVPEPVLQAMADATRQEAHPAVCDGPDVSSDATSGLTPGVAQGAAPKPPAPASVTTDALLVMLPHAGYVYSGRVAGRTLSQVRLAPVVFMLGPNHTGRGAPLAVWPEGDWLTPLGSVPVHERAAAALLDKDGGYTANRTAHEGEHSLEVLLPLLQVRHPALSIIPVAVSEQDAGALQRAGASLARTMQELAAAGVPSSIVLSSDMSHYVTRTQAEERDALALGRMAALDPEGLYATVRHNRITMCGVLPAVVALHACRALGAESACLAAYDTSASASGDHERVVGYAGMVAKRPAA, from the coding sequence ATGCCCGACAGACATCCCATCGTCTCCGGTGTCTTCTACCCCGGCACCTCGCGCTCCCTGCGCCATGCCGTCGACGCCTTGCTGCGCACGCCACCGCTGCCCGTGCCGGAACCCGTGTTGCAGGCCATGGCCGACGCCACCCGGCAGGAGGCGCATCCCGCCGTATGTGACGGGCCCGATGTGTCGTCCGACGCGACCTCCGGCCTGACACCCGGCGTCGCACAGGGCGCGGCGCCCAAGCCCCCGGCCCCCGCCTCCGTCACGACAGACGCCCTGCTGGTCATGCTGCCGCACGCCGGCTACGTCTATTCCGGGCGTGTGGCGGGCCGCACGCTTTCGCAAGTGCGGCTTGCCCCGGTGGTCTTCATGCTCGGTCCCAACCATACGGGAAGAGGCGCACCACTGGCCGTGTGGCCCGAAGGCGACTGGCTCACGCCACTGGGTTCCGTGCCCGTGCATGAACGTGCCGCGGCGGCGCTTCTCGACAAAGACGGCGGATACACTGCGAACAGGACGGCCCATGAAGGCGAACACTCGCTCGAAGTGCTGCTGCCTCTGCTACAGGTGCGTCATCCGGCGCTCTCCATCATCCCCGTCGCCGTCTCCGAACAGGATGCGGGCGCATTGCAGCGGGCCGGGGCATCCCTTGCCCGCACCATGCAGGAACTGGCGGCAGCAGGGGTGCCAAGCTCCATCGTGCTCAGTTCCGACATGAGCCATTACGTCACCCGGACACAGGCCGAAGAACGCGACGCGCTTGCCCTTGGTCGCATGGCAGCCCTCGACCCCGAGGGCCTGTACGCCACCGTGCGGCACAACCGCATCACCATGTGCGGCGTGCTGCCCGCCGTGGTGGCCCTGCACGCCTGCCGCGCCCTTGGCGCAGAATCGGCCTGTCTTGCCGCCTACGACACCTCGGCCTCGGCAAGCGGCGACCACGAGAGGGTGGTCGGCTACGCGGGCATGGTGGCGAAACGGCCCGCCGCTTGA
- a CDS encoding GNAT family N-acetyltransferase, with the protein MSENFLLEEATPGPQWDAFVEASHTGTLFSLSSYLAAIRQPSRLFWCMRGKERRAAVAVMENEDGTAALLHDFVIHNGIIFGPVANKQNRSQVLSEQFEISEAVAAQLSRRYEKVELALAPQFTDIRAFLWHNYGEDGPHYTADVRYTAYADLAGFAEATVPEDIPLFAEISYSRRQEVRKAAKSGVPTVESDDAAALAAFYAMTMGRQGITPEQEKLDELRDLTAALLTSGTGRLFVTSTPAGEPAAMALFGTDSKRAYYLFGAGDPAHRNTPCGTAVLWEGFTALARAGVTTVDLEGVNSPRRGWFKLSFGAEILPYYQLTKDGVDGESRA; encoded by the coding sequence ATGAGCGAGAACTTTCTTCTGGAAGAAGCGACCCCAGGCCCCCAGTGGGACGCCTTCGTCGAAGCGTCGCACACGGGAACCCTGTTCTCCCTCTCGTCGTACCTCGCAGCCATACGCCAGCCATCGCGCCTCTTCTGGTGCATGCGCGGCAAGGAGCGCCGGGCCGCCGTCGCCGTCATGGAGAACGAAGACGGCACGGCAGCGCTGCTGCATGACTTCGTCATCCACAACGGCATCATCTTCGGGCCTGTGGCCAACAAGCAGAACAGGTCGCAGGTCCTCTCGGAGCAGTTCGAGATTTCCGAAGCCGTGGCAGCGCAGCTTTCGCGCCGCTACGAGAAGGTCGAACTGGCACTCGCCCCGCAGTTCACCGACATCCGGGCCTTCCTGTGGCACAACTACGGCGAGGACGGCCCGCACTACACGGCAGACGTGCGCTACACCGCCTACGCCGACCTTGCGGGATTCGCGGAGGCGACTGTCCCCGAGGACATCCCCCTCTTCGCCGAGATTTCGTATTCACGCAGGCAAGAGGTGCGCAAAGCCGCCAAGAGCGGCGTCCCCACCGTGGAAAGCGACGACGCCGCAGCCCTCGCGGCCTTCTACGCCATGACCATGGGACGGCAAGGCATCACCCCGGAGCAGGAGAAGCTCGACGAACTGCGCGACCTGACCGCGGCCCTGCTCACCAGCGGGACGGGACGCCTCTTCGTCACCAGCACCCCCGCCGGGGAACCTGCGGCCATGGCGCTCTTCGGTACGGACAGCAAACGGGCCTACTACCTCTTCGGCGCTGGCGACCCGGCCCACCGCAACACCCCCTGCGGCACCGCCGTCCTGTGGGAGGGCTTCACCGCCCTCGCCCGTGCGGGCGTGACCACCGTTGACCTCGAAGGGGTCAACAGCCCCCGGCGCGGCTGGTTCAAGCTGAGTTTCGGGGCCGAGATACTGCCCTACTACCAACTCACCAAGGATGGCGTCGACGGGGAGTCACGAGCCTAG
- a CDS encoding WcbI family polysaccharide biosynthesis putative acetyltransferase, which yields MPPTLHPSCRPLCIIHANCQGDPLAGLLAAHPVFGGAFEVRRYTNYEREPIAEEDMGRCRLFIYQHLGEKWDDHASDRLLARVPGEAVRLCIPNMLFKGYWPFWTNRSTMDFGDSFLDHLVDMGLSEAEALHVCLKGDLAAKYDLAALLEASLDVERGKEGNTVVQTVPLVLEHWRTERMFATINHPGCRLLLHVADGVLAALGMTPVPAEVRAAFTMPYDDFELPIHPQVAAFHGLAFGDAGTRYNIYGRPMTYEDYARRYIACRHGGVGNFIGYLQLV from the coding sequence ATGCCCCCGACCCTGCATCCATCCTGCCGCCCTCTCTGTATCATCCACGCCAACTGTCAGGGCGACCCGCTGGCTGGCCTTCTGGCTGCTCACCCGGTGTTCGGCGGTGCCTTCGAGGTGCGCCGCTACACCAACTACGAGCGCGAACCCATCGCCGAAGAGGACATGGGCCGCTGCCGACTCTTCATCTACCAGCATCTGGGCGAGAAGTGGGACGACCACGCCTCCGACAGGCTTCTGGCGCGTGTTCCCGGCGAGGCGGTGCGGCTGTGCATCCCCAACATGCTGTTCAAGGGCTACTGGCCCTTCTGGACGAACCGCAGCACCATGGATTTCGGGGACAGCTTCCTCGACCATCTCGTGGACATGGGGCTTTCCGAGGCGGAGGCCCTGCATGTGTGCCTCAAAGGCGACCTCGCCGCCAAGTACGACCTCGCCGCCCTGCTGGAGGCGTCGCTTGACGTGGAACGGGGCAAGGAGGGCAACACCGTGGTGCAGACCGTGCCGCTGGTGCTTGAGCACTGGCGCACGGAACGGATGTTCGCCACCATCAACCATCCCGGTTGCCGTCTGCTGCTGCATGTGGCCGACGGCGTTCTTGCCGCGCTGGGCATGACCCCGGTGCCCGCGGAGGTGCGTGCCGCCTTCACCATGCCCTATGACGACTTCGAACTCCCCATCCATCCGCAGGTGGCGGCCTTTCACGGGCTGGCCTTCGGCGACGCCGGAACGCGCTACAACATCTACGGGCGCCCCATGACCTATGAGGACTATGCCCGCCGGTACATCGCCTGCCGCCATGGCGGCGTCGGCAACTTCATAGGCTACCTGCAGCTGGTGTGA
- a CDS encoding amidohydrolase family protein, translating to MQRAFRARRIIPLAGEGPSRTARELFSPPRVHDDAVIVTRGGFVEAVEPYGHFRRRAATPLTDMGEVTLVPGLVNAHGHLELAHLTGSTVQGAGFVPWVRSLLPLATHPLTQDALDAAVRQLADCGTAHVGDVGNRATPQVAAALAAADIGATLFCECFGYTLPDPPVSDALWPDSARALPPDVFMRQAALAGHALFSTHPVTLAVAKRWCSRNGRPFSIHLAEHPDEVEFLTTGKGALADMLAVRVLPEGFEAPGVPPVRYAAELGLLDEQTVAVHCTQCTADDAALLAASGTWACLCPRSNAVIGEGAPPVRQLIEAGVGLCCGTDSLASNHDLDLWNEVRTLRDMAALPAAAPLRMATVNGAAALGLAHLGTLEPGRRAAFALLPDDLSRDIPATA from the coding sequence ATGCAACGAGCCTTCCGCGCACGACGCATCATCCCCCTCGCCGGAGAGGGGCCGTCAAGAACCGCGCGAGAACTGTTCTCTCCGCCCCGCGTACACGACGACGCCGTCATCGTGACCCGGGGCGGTTTCGTGGAAGCCGTCGAACCCTATGGGCACTTCCGTCGCAGGGCCGCCACCCCGCTCACCGACATGGGCGAGGTCACCCTCGTTCCCGGTCTGGTCAACGCCCACGGGCACCTCGAACTCGCCCACCTGACAGGCAGCACCGTACAGGGTGCGGGCTTCGTACCGTGGGTGCGCAGTCTGCTTCCTCTCGCAACGCATCCTCTCACACAGGACGCGCTCGATGCCGCCGTGCGGCAACTTGCAGATTGCGGCACGGCCCATGTGGGCGACGTGGGCAACAGGGCCACACCGCAGGTGGCAGCCGCCCTTGCCGCTGCGGACATAGGGGCCACGCTCTTCTGCGAATGCTTCGGCTACACACTGCCCGACCCGCCCGTGAGCGACGCCCTGTGGCCCGACAGCGCGCGTGCCCTGCCGCCCGACGTCTTCATGCGACAGGCGGCACTGGCCGGACACGCCCTCTTCTCGACGCACCCGGTCACCCTCGCCGTGGCCAAGCGATGGTGCTCGCGCAATGGTCGCCCCTTCTCCATCCATCTGGCGGAACATCCCGACGAGGTGGAGTTCCTGACCACGGGCAAGGGTGCCCTCGCCGACATGCTGGCCGTGCGCGTGCTGCCCGAAGGTTTCGAGGCCCCCGGCGTGCCCCCGGTGCGCTACGCCGCCGAACTGGGTCTGCTCGACGAACAGACCGTGGCCGTACATTGCACCCAGTGCACCGCCGATGACGCGGCCCTGCTCGCCGCCTCGGGCACGTGGGCCTGCCTGTGCCCGCGCTCCAACGCCGTCATCGGTGAGGGCGCACCGCCCGTGCGCCAGCTCATCGAAGCCGGAGTGGGCCTCTGCTGCGGCACGGACAGCCTCGCCTCGAACCACGACCTCGACCTGTGGAACGAGGTACGCACGTTGCGCGACATGGCGGCCCTGCCCGCCGCCGCGCCCCTGCGCATGGCCACCGTCAACGGCGCCGCGGCGCTCGGACTCGCCCACCTCGGCACGCTCGAACCCGGCAGACGCGCGGCCTTCGCCCTCCTGCCCGACGACCTTTCCCGGGACATCCCGGCAACCGCATAA
- a CDS encoding aspartate carbamoyltransferase catalytic subunit, with translation MQNETRSLWPHKDLLDVDQLSKDELLHLLDTAAQFHEINRRPVKKVPTLKGKSVILFFAEPSTRTKTSFDVAGKRLSADTFSLAKSGSSLQKGESLKDTALTLEAMNPDVLVIRHSSSGAARFLAERLACGVVNAGDGWHAHPTQALLDCYSLRQVWGDTFEGRTLCILGDIAHSRVARSNVKLLTSLGVRVRLCAPRTLLPAGVGNWPVEVFTDLDAAVRDADAVMCLRLQLERQQAGLLPDLREYSNRYCLTPRRLELAKPEAKVLHPGPMNRGLEIASSIADAPASLVLDQVAAGVATRMAILFLLATRTDGGR, from the coding sequence ATGCAGAACGAGACCCGTAGCCTATGGCCCCACAAGGACCTGCTGGACGTGGACCAGCTCTCGAAGGACGAGCTTCTCCACCTCCTCGACACGGCGGCACAGTTCCACGAGATCAACCGCCGTCCGGTCAAGAAGGTGCCCACACTCAAGGGCAAGAGCGTCATCCTCTTCTTCGCCGAACCCAGCACACGCACCAAGACCTCGTTCGACGTGGCGGGCAAGCGTCTGTCGGCCGACACCTTCTCGCTCGCCAAGAGCGGGTCGAGCCTCCAGAAGGGCGAGAGCCTGAAGGACACGGCGCTCACGCTCGAAGCCATGAACCCCGACGTGCTGGTCATCCGCCACTCGTCCAGCGGGGCGGCGCGCTTTCTCGCCGAACGGCTGGCCTGCGGCGTGGTCAACGCGGGCGACGGCTGGCACGCACACCCCACACAGGCGCTGCTCGACTGCTATTCGCTGCGTCAGGTATGGGGCGACACCTTCGAGGGACGCACGCTGTGCATCCTCGGCGACATCGCCCATAGCCGCGTGGCACGATCCAACGTGAAGCTGCTCACCTCGCTGGGTGTGCGCGTGCGACTGTGCGCCCCGCGCACCCTTCTGCCCGCGGGCGTGGGCAACTGGCCCGTGGAGGTGTTCACCGACCTCGATGCCGCCGTGCGCGACGCCGACGCGGTCATGTGCCTGCGCCTGCAACTGGAACGCCAGCAGGCGGGACTTCTGCCCGACCTGCGCGAATACTCCAACCGCTACTGCCTCACCCCGCGCCGCCTCGAACTGGCGAAGCCGGAGGCCAAGGTGCTGCACCCCGGCCCCATGAATCGCGGACTCGAAATCGCCTCGTCCATCGCAGACGCCCCCGCCAGCCTCGTCCTCGACCAGGTCGCCGCCGGGGTCGCCACGCGCATGGCCATCCTCTTCCTTCTCGCAACCCGAACGGACGGAGGCCGCTGA
- a CDS encoding dihydroorotase, with the protein MSDILFLRNARLLGTPVDLIARDGVIAAIGEHGTLDTPADATVHDAGGHILFPSFIDAHVHLREPGFEYKEDIASGLAAAAHGGFGAVMCMANTRPVNDDAAVTRHIIETSLRHWPHGPRVYPVGAATVGLKGTELAPMAELAAAGCAAFSNDGAPVPDTEMFRRAVEYAADLGRVVIDHCEDPYLAKGAHMNEGATSGRVGVKGQPDVGEALHVARDILLADYLGLPIHLAHISCRRSVELIAWAKVRGVPVTAETCPHYLILDDTALENYDTNAKVNPPLRTPDDVAALREAVKSGVIDMFVTDHAPHAAHEKETPLDEAPNGISGLDTAVALTWGLVREGLLTEGDLVRLWNREPARVFGLPRNGFEPGDPADFFLFDPDEAWVVSRETMHSKSCNTPFLGHTLTGRVKAHWMGGRRIA; encoded by the coding sequence ATGTCCGACATCCTCTTCCTGCGTAACGCCCGCCTGCTGGGCACCCCCGTCGACCTCATCGCAAGGGATGGCGTCATTGCCGCCATCGGCGAGCACGGCACCCTCGACACCCCCGCCGACGCCACCGTCCATGACGCCGGGGGGCACATCCTCTTTCCCAGCTTCATCGACGCGCACGTCCACCTGCGCGAACCCGGCTTCGAGTACAAGGAGGACATCGCCTCCGGCCTCGCCGCAGCAGCCCACGGCGGCTTCGGTGCGGTGATGTGCATGGCCAACACCAGGCCCGTGAACGACGATGCCGCCGTCACGCGCCACATCATCGAGACGTCCCTGCGCCACTGGCCCCACGGGCCGCGCGTGTACCCGGTGGGAGCAGCCACCGTGGGCCTCAAGGGTACGGAACTCGCACCCATGGCCGAACTCGCCGCCGCGGGCTGCGCCGCCTTCTCCAACGACGGTGCACCGGTGCCCGACACCGAGATGTTCCGCCGTGCCGTGGAGTACGCCGCCGACCTCGGCCGCGTGGTCATCGACCACTGCGAAGACCCCTATCTGGCCAAGGGCGCGCACATGAACGAAGGGGCCACCAGCGGGCGCGTGGGCGTCAAGGGCCAGCCCGACGTGGGCGAGGCGCTGCACGTGGCGCGCGACATCCTGCTGGCCGACTATCTCGGGCTGCCCATCCACCTTGCGCACATCTCGTGCCGCCGTTCGGTGGAACTCATCGCGTGGGCCAAGGTGCGGGGCGTGCCCGTCACAGCCGAGACCTGCCCCCACTATCTCATTCTCGACGACACCGCGCTGGAGAATTACGACACCAACGCCAAGGTCAACCCGCCCCTGCGCACCCCCGACGACGTGGCGGCCCTGCGTGAGGCCGTCAAAAGCGGTGTCATCGACATGTTCGTCACCGACCACGCACCGCACGCGGCGCATGAGAAGGAGACCCCGCTGGACGAGGCCCCCAACGGCATCTCCGGTCTCGACACCGCCGTGGCCCTGACGTGGGGGCTGGTGCGCGAAGGGCTGCTCACCGAGGGCGACCTCGTGCGATTGTGGAACCGCGAACCCGCCCGCGTGTTCGGACTGCCCCGCAACGGCTTCGAACCGGGCGACCCCGCGGACTTCTTCCTCTTCGACCCCGACGAGGCGTGGGTGGTGTCGCGTGAGACCATGCACTCGAAGAGTTGCAACACGCCCTTCCTCGGCCATACGCTCACCGGCAGGGTCAAGGCCCACTGGATGGGCGGCAGGCGCATCGCCTGA
- a CDS encoding HD domain-containing protein has translation MTQPFKDAISICKTILRNGYDAYVVNMRLQSELMAEDKRMEIDLACECDFDEIARLFPNATRSDEEGVLAMLEEGGVAHRFYLTDTEESSYPDRTLMRITPHMVARLQALGKAHSSLTLPYGAAAPHDSDDFESFDKGIIRLRGLPDETLRRNYLLAVRAIRYAANLDMEIDPVTWIAIVRSAGRVLDYVPVSDIVAEWQMVEAETMWKFVRLLFDAQLLHGLLPEVAALARVRQSRNDSGDTETVLDHTIECMRHYPEEGFHHDWYGTLAMLFHDVGKLFTADFHDGQWTFYQHHRVGAKVTRRLLHRLHLPAQEVDLICHLVRHHMRFHFMLTDKGIRRFAALDEYPRLMEMARADIKARDGSYTYFNHNQKYLERAATPEQMLEPLLNGNEIMQHTGLHPGPQVGLIRDALLNAQVTGAVADVNDAVAFIKEYKRQYFS, from the coding sequence ATGACGCAGCCTTTCAAGGACGCCATCTCCATTTGCAAGACCATCCTGCGTAACGGTTACGACGCCTACGTCGTCAACATGCGCCTTCAGTCCGAGCTCATGGCCGAAGACAAGCGCATGGAGATCGACCTCGCCTGCGAATGCGACTTCGATGAGATCGCCCGTCTCTTCCCCAACGCGACACGTTCCGACGAGGAAGGCGTGCTGGCGATGCTCGAGGAAGGCGGCGTCGCCCACCGCTTCTACCTCACCGACACCGAAGAGTCGTCGTACCCCGACCGCACGCTCATGCGCATCACCCCGCACATGGTCGCGAGGTTGCAGGCACTGGGCAAGGCCCATTCGAGCCTCACACTGCCGTATGGTGCGGCCGCACCGCACGACAGCGACGACTTCGAGAGCTTCGACAAGGGCATCATCCGCCTGCGCGGCCTGCCCGACGAGACCCTGCGCCGCAACTACCTGCTTGCCGTGCGTGCCATACGCTACGCCGCCAACCTCGACATGGAAATCGACCCCGTGACGTGGATAGCCATCGTGCGCAGTGCGGGCCGCGTGCTCGACTACGTGCCGGTGTCCGACATCGTGGCCGAATGGCAGATGGTCGAGGCCGAGACCATGTGGAAGTTCGTACGCCTGCTCTTCGACGCGCAGCTGCTGCACGGTCTGCTGCCCGAAGTGGCGGCCCTCGCCCGTGTGCGCCAGAGTCGCAACGACAGCGGCGACACCGAGACGGTGCTCGACCACACCATCGAATGCATGCGCCACTACCCCGAAGAGGGGTTCCACCACGACTGGTACGGAACGCTGGCCATGCTCTTCCACGATGTGGGCAAGCTCTTCACCGCCGACTTCCACGACGGGCAGTGGACCTTCTACCAGCATCACCGCGTGGGGGCCAAGGTCACCCGCCGCCTGCTGCACCGCCTGCACCTGCCCGCGCAGGAGGTCGACCTCATCTGCCATCTCGTGCGGCATCACATGCGATTCCACTTCATGCTCACCGACAAGGGCATCCGCCGCTTCGCCGCGCTGGATGAGTACCCGCGTCTCATGGAGATGGCACGTGCGGACATCAAGGCTCGTGACGGCAGCTACACCTACTTCAACCACAACCAGAAGTACCTCGAACGCGCCGCCACACCGGAACAGATGCTCGAACCGCTGCTCAACGGCAACGAAATCATGCAGCACACCGGTCTGCATCCCGGCCCGCAGGTGGGCCTTATCCGCGATGCCCTGCTCAACGCGCAGGTCACCGGGGCCGTGGCCGACGTCAACGACGCCGTGGCCTTCATCAAGGAATACAAGCGCCAGTACTTCAGCTAG